Proteins encoded together in one Amblyomma americanum isolate KBUSLIRL-KWMA chromosome 1, ASM5285725v1, whole genome shotgun sequence window:
- the LOC144129056 gene encoding uncharacterized protein LOC144129056, with protein MAPAASVSPAPSPAPQASQVMDEHDYCSVQENEGQPGTRAAPPPIQAAPHQQGGSIRRPHALPPRQQDHPGSVQQRHNAIAALIEQQGRLATIQDQQLRQITTDLAHIRTHLAGIESLQVRQVNAIEQLVQALRDINSTLQGRNQAPCENGGDP; from the exons ATGGCACCAGCAGCCTCAGTTTCACCG GCACCCAGCCCAGCGCCACAGGCGTCACAAGTCATGGACGAGCATGACTATTGCTCAGTACAAG AGAACGAGGGCCAGCCAGGTACGCGAGCTGCACCGCCACCAATACAAGCTGCACCGCATCAGCAAGGTGGCTCAATCAGGCGGCCGCATGCACTTCCACCTCGCCAGCAAGACCACCCAGGCAGTGTGCAGCAAAGGCACAACGCGATCGCCGCCCTAATAGAACAACAAGGGCGCCTGGCCACGATACAGGACCAGCAGCTCCGGCAGATAACGACAGACCTGGCACACATCAGGACCCACCTGGCAGGG attgaaagcctGCAGGTCCGCCAGGTCAACGCCATCGAGCAGCTGGTGCAGGCCCTGCGTGACATTAACAGCACACTGCAGGGCCGCAACCAGGCGCCCTGTGAGAATGGTGGCGATCCATAA